The Dehalococcoidales bacterium genomic sequence TTTCTTCTGCCGCTACTGCCTCAGCCATTGTTTCTGCCGGCGCTTCCTCGGCTTCCTCTTCTTTTTTGACCTCCGGCAGGATTTCACCTTTATATATCCAGACCTTCACCCCGATGCGCCCCATCACCGTACGCGCCTCGATAAAGCCATAGTCAATATCAGCCCGCAGCGTGTGCAGAGGTACCTGTCCCTCCCGCATACTCAGGCGGCGCGCTATTTCAGCGCCTCCCAGCCTGCCGGAACAACTGACTTTCATTCCTTTGGCGCCAGCCTGCATCGTGCGTATCATTACCTGTTTCATCGCCCGGCGGTAAGCAACCCGGCGCTCAATCTGCTCAGCTATGTTCCTGGCTACCAGGTAGGCATCAAGTTCAGGCTGCTGAATTTCCTGGATATTTAATTGCACCTTCTTACCGATAAGTCGCTCCAGGGAACGCCTGGTCTCATCAACCCGCTGTCCTCCGCGGCCGATGACGATACCCGGCCGGGCCGTATGAACGGTCATCGCCACCTGGTTTGCTTCACGCTCAATCTCCACCAGAGAGACGGCGGCATCGGCATAAGCGGATTGAATAGCCTGCCTCAATTTCAGGTCTTCCTGCAGGAAATCGGCGTAAGATTTATCGGCGTACCACTTAGCCTGCCAATCACGGATGACGCCAAGTCTAAAGCCCAGTGGGTGTACTTTATGTCCCATTAACTCTCCTGTTCACCAACAATTACGGTAATATGACTGGAACGTTTCAGGATAGGGCTTACCCGCCCTCTGGACCTGGGACGGAACCTCTTCAAAGTCCGCGCCTCATCAGCATAGATACTGACAATTTTCAGGTCCGCGGCCGCCATCTGAAAACCATTCTCGGCATTAGCCGCCGCTGATTTTATCACCTTGGACACGACGCGGGCAGTCGGGGAAGGGGTAAATCTGAGCATATTTAAGGCTTCGTCAACCTTCTTACCCCGTACCATATCAACCACCAGCCGTACCTTGCGCGGTGATACTCCGGTATCTTTAGCTATCGCTCTTACTTTCATTTTTATACCTTCAGGCTTTTCCTAAAACCAGCCGTAAGCTGCTATTTCCTTCTTACCTGAGAAGTCCTTTCCGCCTTGGAGACATGCCCCCGGAAGGTCCGCGTCAGAGCGAACTCACCCAGCTTATGCCCCACCATATTCTCCGTAATAAAGATGGGAACGTGCCTCCGCCCATCATGCACGCCGATGGTCAGACCTACCATGTCCGGTAATATGGTAGACCAGCGCGACCAGGTCTTGATAACCGCTTTCTGGCCGGAGCGATTAAGCGCTTCCACCCTTTTCATCAGTTTTTCATCAACGGCTGGACCTTTTTTGGTTGACCTTGACATTATTACTTCTTCCCCCGGCGTTTAACAATCATTTTATCCGAAGCCTTGTTCTTACGGGTCTTGTAGCCCAGTGCCGGCTTCCCCCACGGCGTTTTCGGCCCGGGGAGACCTATCGGGCTTCTGCCTTCTCCACCACCGTGAGGGTGGTCGCGGGGCGTCATCGCCGAGCCTCTTACCGTGGGCCTCCAGCCCGACCACCGTTTCCGGCCGGCCTTGCCTAATTTTATGCCCTGGTGCTCGACATTACCCACCTGCCCGACAGTCGCCGTACAATCACTGTTGACACGTCTGGCCTCACCGGACGGCAGCCGGATGAGGGCATAATCGCCTTCCTTGGCTACTATCTGGGCGGACATCCCGGCGCTGCGCACCAGCTGCCCCCCCTTGCCTTTCTGCAACTCTATATTATGTATCATAGTGCCGCTTGGAATCAACTTTAAAGGTAAGCTGTTCCCCGGTTTTATCTCGGCTTCTCCGCCCGCTTTTATCGTATCGCCAACTTTCAGTCCCAGAGGGGCCAGGATGTAACGCTTTTCTCCGTCAGCATCGTAAATCAGGGCGATCCGCGCCGAACGGTTCGGGTCATACTCGATAGCCGCCACCCTGCCCGGAACGCCGCTTTTGCCGCGCTTAAAGTCGATGATGCGGATATTCCGCTTGGCGCCTCCGCCGCGGTGACGGACGGTTATTCTCCCCTGGCTATTACGCCCGGCTCTCTTCCTCAGGGGCAAGAGCAGGGATTTTTCCGGCTTGTCTTTGGTTATCTCTTCAAAGGTGGCGCCGGTCATGCCCCGCCTGCCGGGAGAAGTTGGTCGATATATCTTTAATGCCATTTTCTACTACAGTCTCCCCAGTTTTTGAAGGGATTCCTTTTAAGAAGTAATCCCCGGGCCGAACTCTCACCTAATCCCGCTAACAGG encodes the following:
- the rplV gene encoding 50S ribosomal protein L22, translated to MKVRAIAKDTGVSPRKVRLVVDMVRGKKVDEALNMLRFTPSPTARVVSKVIKSAAANAENGFQMAAADLKIVSIYADEARTLKRFRPRSRGRVSPILKRSSHITVIVGEQES
- the rplB gene encoding 50S ribosomal protein L2, encoding MALKIYRPTSPGRRGMTGATFEEITKDKPEKSLLLPLRKRAGRNSQGRITVRHRGGGAKRNIRIIDFKRGKSGVPGRVAAIEYDPNRSARIALIYDADGEKRYILAPLGLKVGDTIKAGGEAEIKPGNSLPLKLIPSGTMIHNIELQKGKGGQLVRSAGMSAQIVAKEGDYALIRLPSGEARRVNSDCTATVGQVGNVEHQGIKLGKAGRKRWSGWRPTVRGSAMTPRDHPHGGGEGRSPIGLPGPKTPWGKPALGYKTRKNKASDKMIVKRRGKK
- the rpsS gene encoding 30S ribosomal protein S19, with translation MSRSTKKGPAVDEKLMKRVEALNRSGQKAVIKTWSRWSTILPDMVGLTIGVHDGRRHVPIFITENMVGHKLGEFALTRTFRGHVSKAERTSQVRRK